TCTTTCTTGGACATGGATCTTATAGGACGACCAATATCCGCTttgacagtaaaagcatgattTTTAGAggatgaaaaagagagaatcaAAATCTCACATTGTTGCTCTTCTTGTAAAACTAGACTGGAAACCTTGTTAAAATGAGGCAAATGCTCCATTAAAAAGATCTAGGTCCTAATAGAGGAATAAGACTCATTTAAACTAACAAGAAACTGAATAATACATTCATGTTTAACATATGTATTTAAGATATGAACAGCACCACAAGAACAACTCGGGATCGACTTGTAGTTAATCAATTCATCCCAAAGAGCTTTCAATCGTGTAATTCATGCGATCAAGAAGATTGAAATCCAATTCCACTTAAGTTATAAAACATGTAATATTTCAaggaatttagatttttttaagttgttgttGGGACTTAAGAATGTTAACTGaaatagagatagatatatgAAGTGTgccctatatatatttattgctgCCTTGGAAGAGAGATGTATCAAGTGGGGAATTTCACTTCTATATATACTATTCTATATCTTTTTAACTTGATATATATCTTCAATTTCAGGCAACAATTCGGGAAGATATTTTCccaattcaaatatttgaaaaaaaaaaatcaatctgtttttttattttactcaaaAGTTTACGACAATTTCTCATGGCATCATATTGTAGTACTCAATTATGGCAAGTTGCCACAAGTATGACGTACAAGTTCCGAACTACATCAAAGATCATATCGATCGGGCCGGTGATCAATAGTACTTCTAGAAATGATTCTTTTATCGAACTCTCGAATATCAgcaaaagagagataaaaatgGAATCTACTTCTAAATAGTATTaatgtcttgtttgttttcgcagataagatgaatttagataaaagtttaaaatttttttaagatttaaaaaaattgaattatttattttattttatataaaaatttaaaaaaattataataattagatgagaagtgttgtaaaaacaaacgagacctaaatattatatatatatatatattgtccatATCACTCCCATTCTTGACCTTAAGATTTAGTAGAAACAATAACATCCAAATTCAAAGATATCCAATACTCTCTGATCTTAACAAGGTTAATCACATGGCCATCAACCCAGCTTACAATTAATCAACGATTCAACATACATACCAATTTtatcaagtccaaaattacataCAAAATCAACAAATGATAAGTCTTTTGGTTTGTTCTTTCGTCGTAGCTTCTCATTGACATTTTTACCACCCCGCGTGATTTTTCGGTTCCACATGACTGACAATTTGAACCCTCTGCCCAAACTTTATCCCTGTTCAGAATTACTTTTCCATGCATAGTACGTACTTTCTCGGAAAAAAGAATTAGTTCTCGTTTGATTATTAATAggtgaaatgaaataaaaattgaataaaatattatttaaaaaatatataattttttaatataatttttattttaaaatttaaaaaaattgaattatattttatattttatttgagagtttgtaataattacaataattaaataattaaatgagattagatgCCATTGCCAGCCTTAATTTCTCATTCACgtgatatcatttttcaaaaacttgGCCACTACGCACCATGCACGTATTGCATTTTACTTGCcgaatacatacatatatatatatatatatatatatagaagttcCCTCGCTCATAAGTCATAACTATGACCGCTGACTACAAGAACCCCAGTTAGACCACCAATCTAATTCGTTTCTTAATTTCATAAACTTTGCCTAGTCTTTAGTCTACGTAGACCGTGAATGCAGAACTTTCCGATGATTTCTGCAGCCGGCGAAACCTAATCTAAACAcgaatgaattatttttctaCATCACCCTTCAACTTGGACTCGCAATCTCCATTTTTCTACATTCCTGACTCCTCCatcttagtttttctttttcttttcgttttttcCTCCTCGTTTCTACTTCTTCAAACCAAGAACCTCCCGAGCGGTTTCCTGCAAGAAAACATACATGGTTATAAGTAGCTAGTCTCTCAcgtttgttttgaatattgtgCCTCCGTCGTCCCCACTATTGTCTAAGTCAAAGATGTCTGATGATCTCATCACCCTTCAATCCCACTAACACTACTATAAATACGACACCCCGAGCTCTCTTTGCTGCATATCACATTTGACTACGTATAAACCTAGCTAGCTTTATTTCTTGCACGAAAAAGTTTTTGTTGTTCGACATGACAACCGCCCAAAAATACTACGCCTTTTTTGTGCTTTTTCTGTTCCTGAACTCTATTTTCATTGCAACTGAAGCCCGTCCCTTCAATGTCCTGGAGACTCGAAGCGCTGCTAATCATGGAGGTTGTGGGGGTTTCTTTGATGGTTTGTCTCTCGGAGCAATCAAGCAATCGGGCCCGAGTCCTGGCGATGGGCATAAGTTTACACAACAGCAGACCCTTGGAGGAATCAAGCAATCGGGCCCGAGTCCTGGCGATGGACACAAGTTTACACAACAGCAGACTCTTGGTGGAATCAAGCAATCTGGCCCCAGCCCTGGAGATGGACACAAGTTTACAGAACAACAGACACTTGGTGGAGTCAAGGAATCTGGCCCAAGCCCTGGTGATGGACACAAGTTTACAGAAAAACAGACTCTTGGTGGAATCAAGGATTCTGGCCCAAGCCCTGGCCAGGGTCACAGCCATGGCAATGGCGTGCACCAGTGACGATTGCTGCTTGAACCTGTTTAAGAAAGATCAGTTTAAACGTTGATTGCGTCACAagaagttctttttttattgattcatttGTTTGTTGTGTACAAGCAAAGACCAGCTTTAATTACTGTTTAGCACACATCATTTATATATGGTTTATTCACTTTATTTTGTACTAGTGGATTTGTTGCCCTTTTGTTTGGATGGATAGACTAGTCAATACCAAATAAATATACCGATTCATACCATTCAGGTCCACACCTAAAATATTCCACCTCGGAAAACTTCAGTTCacataaatagaaaaaacacCATTTCGGATATCATTCATTAATATCACTAAAAACACGATTGAGTAGTACCAAGTTGTTCGATCCGTTTGTCCAATCACTTGATAACTAATTAAAggactttgaaaaagagttctTCCCAACTCACTGATAACCTAATGATCTTCTGAAGTACTTAAGCAACGCCATGATTCAGGCCCTGACAATGATATGTATTAATCAATAACTTTTGCTGGCTCTGTTCTATAATTAACAacggatcgtgctacagcccccgctgggggctcccgctggggctgtagtgtatttttgtatgtgtttttttttaagttattttttatataatattttttaatattttttaaaaaataaaataaatttagaacattattaaaaacactttcttaattaagaagtaaaaaaaaattattaaaaaatacttccttagtcacgaagtaaaataaaaaatcatataaaaatattttatattttacttcgtgattaagtaagtattatttaataatattataaatttttttattttttaaaaatatttaaaatcattaaaaacatctacataaaaaaaagaattaaaaaatacacataaaaaaatacactagaactccagcgggagctcccagcgggagcccccagcgggagctctagcattttccaattAACAACTGGCCTGCCTATGGTTAATTATGCATGGCACCTGTAAGACTTGGTAGTTACATGACACGAGATCAATACGACATCTCTAACTAACACCTGGGTTCGATAGCAAGAAGctctcatcttatttataattttatctcatctcatcatatcttaatatttaaatacaacaaatataaatattttttaattttaattttcaaattttttatctaattgttacctaattattataattttctcaaattttataatatttttatttaattttttctctttcactttttaaaatctcataaaatattttaattcaaactattttattactatttataaatcatttcctAATTTCATTTACTGTTCAAACTAGGCCTTAGTCATACTAGCCAGGTTGTTCTTGGTCTTCCTTAAATATGTCGAGAATGAAAAGCAAAAAAGGACTGAAATGTCAAATATTACtgctaccatatatatatatatatatatatattattattattattttttaagagatatatatatatatatatcaacatttttcaaaaattgttgATCCAACTTTGGACCAATACTCTAAAAAATTTCACCATACTTTACACTTCTGTAAAAGATACCACCTCCCGTGGATCTTCAAATGGAATTATGAAAAGAATGATGATGTTATGACACGAGTTTATTTCATCAAATGGTGGGATAAATTTACAAGTTCTGAAAAGATTGTTAATTTATTGATCAAGGATTTTCCACAAACTGCACCTAACCTGCAGAATAGAAAAGAATTTCCAAAAATCATAGCTGGACCATCCAAAGCTCCTGAATACCCCTTAATTCAAGCCCctgcaataataatatatatatatatatatatatatatatatatatatattaggtagGCATAAGAAAACTTGAaactttgtattgtttttttctttttttgaaacaGAAACTTTTTATTGTTGTTTATATATACACGTCTCGGTAAATGAAATTAATGGGGGCAGAAGATACACTATTTATTTTGgtgtattaatattaagaaaaaagctACACATTTTCCTTTGAAGGCTGAACAGTGAACACGaagaagataaaattataatttatacccTTTAGATAAAGAACAAATACTTTTCTTTGTTAATAAAAAAGAGCtacctgtaaaaaaaaaagaaaaatgttattcttACGGTTCATTTTTACCGCTCTATTCTAccgttgtgattttttttaatttttttacttagtaattaaggaagtattttttaataatattatgatttttttctttttttaaaaaaatatttaaaaatattaaaaaaatacatataaaaaaagttaaaaaaaaaattgcctaaCGGTAGCTCCCGCTTCCCAACAAGAGCTGGGAGCGGTGGATGTAGcatgttccaaaaaaaaaaaaaaaaagcagtcgTTAAGGAGGTAACAGTATTTGGTCATgacttatttctatttttttagaacttattttcttttttgaataaaatattaagaaaaattctatataccataCCACCATGTTACTTTCATCCCATTATACaaaatatgacacatttattaccattaaataattttttattgaattattttttatcatctaatgatatCACATCTTGTATAGTGGGATAAAAGTAAAATGGTGGTGTTGTGaatatcattactcaaatattataaaaatagttattGAGGGATCAACATCTTTTGAGCAttttggataattttataaaatagtaataataatcttaaattcttacaatgatattataatattatcattattttaaacttttttaataattttgaaaataaagactggattttttattttttattaggatCTGGAATCTGAGTCAGTGGGCTCTTGTGGGGTCTTTTTTGAAACTCAGCAGTCAGTAGCCTCCAAAAGTTAAATTAACCCTAAACCCAGGTCCTTGCTTGCAAATATACATCTTACCGATTTTGAACTGGGGGGAAAAGGTGGAACAAATCTCCCCCCCCCGCGAGGGAACGAACAAAAGCCAGGGTTTTCAACTTTTCACTCCTGGTTCTCTCGCTCTTCTCTCTTTCACTCTCCGTTTTGGCCTTTGGGGGTCTGGCGGAAATGGTAAACTCGTCGAAGGACGACTCGGCCACCGACGGCGACACCTCTAGCGGCGGTACTCCTCCCTCCAATTCCAGCGTCTACTCCGAGGGCGAGAAGGTCCTCGCCTATCACGGCCCTCGCATCTACGAAGCCAAGGCACGCTCTCTTTCTGTGTTTAgcccagtttttctttttttaatcaagtttTATCTTTAAAGTCCTATTATAATTCTCTGTATCATTGGAATTTTCGATGCTTGAGGTTCTATTTCTGCTTAGGAATGATACAAGAAGGTTAGTTGCTCTGGGCTTCAATGATTGAGACATCACAAGCGTAACGATAGGTTAGGCTTGGTTTCTGAGAGATTGGGCTGAGTGATTTACAAATTAAGGCTGTGAGAGGACTGGTTAAGGATAAGATTAGGGTTTGTTGAATTccatttttaatatgattttactGATTTGTCTCGAATTGCATAAAAATGAAGACgaagatttttttcctttgatcatTAATGTTAGGATTGTTATTACTCACTCATGCTCCAACTAAAAACTGATTTTTCTGGTAAAGTGGtgttggtttatttttctttttggctttGGCCTGATAAATGTCAACTTGGGGAAAGCTACTCTTTCTACTAAGACATTAACAGGATCAATTACTGATACTCTTTTTAGATCaatttagtataattttttgtaagtattgTTGGTATGGCTGTAAAAATCTACTGTTCTGGTGCGACGTTAGTGTTCTACAAAACTCTCATGTTGAGGCTGTTGAAAGGCATCTTATTTCATGTCAATGCGGTATAATATAGTTTGTTTATGAACTCTTCTGTGTCCTTTGTTATTTGAGTTTTTATGTTCATCAACTATTctaagagcactggcattggatTATCCAAATGCCAGTATTTGCAAATATTTGCATAACTTATCTTAAAAATGTCtgcattgaattagccaaatgcataatattatgactttgagctacagtgaTTTCCTTTCACCGGTCATATTTGGATTAACACTGTAGATAGACCAAatgagtattttattaaaaaaaagtaccgTCCAGACTAACTCCCCCTCTCTCCCCCTTTCTCTCGTATTCCCAAGTCCCAAGCCTCCCTCTTTCCCTCCCTCTTCTCTTCGTTTCTCTCCAATTTCCGCACAAAGTCCCCCACTTCTCTCCAATTTCTGCACATCCATCTCTCAAAGAAGAAATCGACGCACATCCatccttctttctcttcctctcggTTTCTATTCTGAGGACGACACGTTAAGCCATCATTGCTTGGAGAACCCTCCAATAATTAACTCCAGCTATGGAGCTGGGTCAGTACACAAAATTGGAGGCCACAAGGCTTACGTTAGTGGCCATCGTCATTCCAAGCTTGCAATCCTACTTGTTTCTGATGTTTATGGTAATTATCCtacgttattaat
This window of the Juglans regia cultivar Chandler chromosome 12, Walnut 2.0, whole genome shotgun sequence genome carries:
- the LOC108981271 gene encoding uncharacterized protein LOC108981271: MTTAQKYYAFFVLFLFLNSIFIATEARPFNVLETRSAANHGGCGGFFDGLSLGAIKQSGPSPGDGHKFTQQQTLGGIKQSGPSPGDGHKFTQQQTLGGIKQSGPSPGDGHKFTEQQTLGGVKESGPSPGDGHKFTEKQTLGGIKDSGPSPGQGHSHGNGVHQ